In Chryseobacterium sp. C-71, the genomic window CATTTTAAAGAACGGAAAACCTTTTTCCGGATATTTTGAAACTGAAGATGATCGTGAATTTAAGCATGTTAATTATTTTGAAAACGGAATTCTAAAATTTCAATATTCAAATGATTATCTGAAAAACATGGACAATTTCAGACATCAGAATTACAATATCAAATCCACCTACAAAGACGGAAAAATATACGATGGCGTTGAGTATGTTTTAAAAGAAAAACAATTCATCTCAAGATATTGGAAAAATGGAGTCTTGAAAAGTTTCGACTGGGATTTGTTTGCGATGCATTATTTCAACAGAATTCATTTTGAACTGAAAAATAATACGATTGAAATCAGCGATATGCAGGCAAACAGAAGGGCTGAAATTAAAATTGACCAATCTAAAAATACGTTTAATAAACAGCTTTCTATCGATGGGAAAATAGTTGACGGTACGAGAAAAGATCATTTAGAGTCAAAATATAAAGAAGGTATCATTATTTATCACGAGAAAGAAGGCAAAATTATTTCAACTACTGTAAACCCAATGGATGAATCGATGAAGCCAACTGAAGGAACTGAATTGTTTTATAAAGTTTATATGATGGTCAAAGAGACTTCAGGTCTTCAAGAAAATTTCAGTATGCTGGCAGAAAAAATTTCGGGCGACAAATTGATTGAAGAAACCGACGAAAACCGCATTGTTACTGGAATTCAAATTGATTCTGAAGGAAAACCAAAAGATGGAATTCTCATTACTCCTGCTCAAAACAATACTTATACTTTGCAATTATATGTAAGTCGAAAGTTGATTAAAACGATAGAGAAAGTTAGTTTCAGCAAAATAGAAGATGAAATAAAAAAGCTGGAAAAGTTGGATTGAGATGTGATTTTTAAATATGAATAAAACTTATTCCAGTTTTCTTTTTAATTATGGTCGTAAATATTAATTTTAAAAAGTTTAAAAATTCAATTTAAAAGATAATCGTTTGGTTTAAAGCGATTTAAAATATTAAATATATTTTTCGTAACTTAGCAGACTTTTTATAAAAATTTAATATATGACAAATTCTAGAGCAAGAGAAACCACCGAGGCAATTGAAAGACTATACATTTCTATGAGACATCTGTTTTATAGAGGTTTTTTCAAGCCAAGCGGAGTTTCCGGAGAGAGCATTAGAAGTTTGTTAAAAACGATCAATCCCGAAATTTACGGTACCATGAGCGTTCCAAGCAAGTTGGAGCTTGATGGTTTGATGTATGTTTTAGACAGACTTCCGGAAGGAATAGAAGAATGCGCTTTCATTCATCTTACATCAGACGAAGGTTTTGATAAAGGGAGTTTTGAGCCGATCGTTCCGAAAAAGAGAAGAAGAAACTGTTACCGAATAGACGAACATCAGATGAATATCGAGGTTCTTTTGGGACGTTCAGAAATCTATGATATTCTTACGCATTTAACGTTCTTATTTATAGAAGCCGATAAAATCCGTAATCTCGCATTTATTCAGGATGAAAACTGGAAGCCGACAAGAGCTTTCAAAATCATCGAAGAAGTGGTGAAAGGCGAAAAAAAATTCAGCAGAAGAGAAAAAGAAGTCGCATTGATTCACCTTTCTTCTTTAATAGGAAGAACTTTCGATGAAACTTTAAATGCATACAATACTTTCGGTGACGATGAAAATCCGGACAGATTATTCAAGATCATTTACCATTTAGGAAAAGTGAGTCTCGAAGACGCTAAACAAAGCCGTGAGCGCGAAATTTATTTCAGTGCAATTTTAAAGGAAAGAGTTGGTCATCATTACTTCGGTGAAAAATGGGCTCACAAAGTGAAAGAAGTTTTATTTGAAAATGATCTTCACATGCGTCCGTTACACATTATTTCGGCAAATATGCATTCTGTGAAAAATATGCTGTACGGAAATGATGCTTTAAAGAAAAAAGACACCAAAGACGTTGATTACAAGCTCTATGGCGAGATTTCAGATAAAAAAGATCTTCGTGACAAAGTTTCAAAATACGCTTTGGAAGAAGGTTTAGTTTACATCAATGACAAAAGCGGAAGTAATATAGACGTTCAGATTATCGATTTAAGCAAGACAAATCTTAAAAACACTCCTTTCGGTCACTTAAAATATGACGGAGACGATGTCATTATGGTTTTCGATTATGCATTTGGCGAACAGGCTTTTGAGGTAATGGACGAATTACTAAGACCTTTTGAGCAGAAAGGTGAAGTTTATATGATGAAGGTAAAATCTGTTTCCATTATGGGTAAAGCAGGAATTCTTGCCGGTGGGAAAGGTGACATTATGATCCCAACTTCCCACATCTTTGAAGGAACGGCAGATAATTATCCTTTTGAAAACGCTTTAAAGCTTGATGATTTTAAAGATGATGAATTGAAAGCTTTCGAAGGACCGATGATTACAGTTTTAGGAACTTCACTTCAGAACAGAGACATTCTTCAATATTTTATGAATACTTCATGGAAGGCTATTGGACTTGAAATGGAAGGTGCGCATTACCAAAAAGCAATTCAGGTCGCATCAAAAATCAGGCATCATATTGCGCCCGATCTTTTTGTAAGTTATGCCTATTATGCTTCAGATAATCCTTTGGAAACGGGAGCTACACTATCTTCTGGCGGTTTAGGATTGACAGGTGTGAAACCGACCTATCTGATTACTTTAAGAATTCTTGAAAAAATCTTACAAAGCGGAAAGAAAGAAATTTCTTCTAAGAAATAATTCTGATTACTCAGAATACATTTAATTCTTCAAGGTTTTGGAAACCTTGGAGGATTTTTTTTAGATTTTAGTCGTATCAACCTTGTCAAGGTTTTAAACCTTGACAAGGTTACTTAGAATAGATGATATCGTTTCATTCGTGAATTCGTGGCATTACATTTTTGGTTATTTAAAAAAAAATCTGCGAAAATCTGCGTGGTCTGTGGGAAACTCAAAAAATATTATCTTTAAACTTATTAAAACTAAAGAAATGAGCACACCCTCACAGTTAGCCAAAAGATTCCGTGAAGTTTTATTGGATGGAAGATGGATTGCCAATACCAATTTTAAAGATCAGCTTTCAGATGTCACTTGGGAGCAAGCAACAACGAAAATTGCTGATGTAAACACTATCGCAATGCTCACATTTCACATTGATTATTACATCGCAGGAATTCTCAATGTTTTTGAAGGTGGTGATCTGGAAATTAAAGATCAATTCAGCTTCGATCTTCCTCCGATTGGATCTCAGGAGCAATGGGAAGTGCTTTTAAATAAATTGTTGAACGATTCTGAAAAGTTTGCAACATTATTAGAAGAGATGCCCGATTCTAAAATGAATGAAGTTTTCGTAGATGAAAAATACGGAACGTATCTAAGGAATATTGACGGAATGATTGAACACGCTTATTATCATTTGGGGCAGATTGCTTTGATTAAAAAAATGATTTTGTTTAAATTTAAACACGAATAAAACTAAGGTTTTTCACGGATCACTAACTATTGGTGTTGTCCGTGGTTAAGAAATCTCCCACAGATCTCGCAGATGTTCACAGATTTTTATGCGTAATCATCTGTGCTAATCCGTGTGATCTGCGGAAAAAAAAATTCACCAAATCTTTAATAGAAAATTTAACCTCATCCCTATTAAACAATCAAAAGATACAACCAAGCTTGAATATCACATTTGAGCCTCTTTCAAAATTTACTTACCTTTAAAAAAAAATAAATCTTCAATGAAAAAATCGTTTGCAATACTCTTTGCTTTGATCCTTTCACAATTTCAGGCGCAGCAGAATGCCTATTATCAGCAGGCTGCCCAATATAAGATGGATATTGATGTCAATGCAGAAAAATTTACCTACGAAGGAAATCAGACTCTTAATTATTCCAATAACTCTCCCGACGAACTTAATGTCGTGTATTTCCATTTGTACTGGAACGCTTTTAAACCCAATTCAATGATGGATCAGAGAGTTGCCGGACAGGGAAAAAATGGAGATTCAAGATTGCAGAAAGACGGCGTTTCAAGATTGGCATCGATTCCGAAAGATCAGGAAGGCGCTCAAAATATCCACTGGATCAAACAAAACGGAAAGAATCTGAAGTTTGAAATTCAGGAAACAGTGATGAAGGTTTATTTAAATGAATCTTTAAAACCCAATTCAAAAACCACTTTCACAATGGAGTGGGATGCCGTAATTCCTCAACAAATTAGAAGAAGCGGAAGAAACAACCGTGAAGGCGTTGATATGACGATGTCTCAATGGTATCCGAAAATTGCAGAATACGATTATGACGGATGGGCAACTTTCGATTATGTAGGAAGAGAATTTCATGCTCCGTTTGCAGATTTTGATGTAACCATTAAAATCAACAAAGATTATGTAATAGGAGCGGGCGGAACGCTTTTGAATCCTACCGAAGTAAAAGGCTACGATACCTCAGCAAAAATTAAAGCCGATAAAAATAAAGCGAGCTGGAAATGGACTGCCAAAAATATGCTCGACTTTGCTTGGGCGGCAGACAAAGATTATTCGGTAGAAAGTTTTGATGTTCCGCAAGGTCCGAAAGTGTTTTTTGTATATCAGAAAAATGACAAAACCAAAGCATGGGGTGAAGCGCAGCCTTACGTGACGAAGTATTTCCAGATTATGAATTCCCGTTTTGGGAAATATGCTTATCCTTCTTATGCTTTCATTCAAGGTGGTGACGGCGGTATGGAATACGGAATGTGTACGATGATTTTAGGTGAAGCAAAAAATCTTGAAGATTTAATGGGGCTAATGGTTCACGAAGGTTCGCACTCTTGGTATCAGCAGATGCTGGCAACCAATGAACCTCTGAGACCATGGATGGATGAAGGCTTTACAAGCTATGCAGAAAGCATTGTGATGCATCAGCTTTTCCCACCAAAAGATGAAAGACCGAATCCTTTTGTTGATAAAATAAATGCATACAGAGGAATTGTACAAAAAGGAATTGAAGAGCCTGCAGTTTGGCTCGGTGACCACCACGACAATGGCACTGCGTACAGTTTTGCAAGTTATGTGAAAGGTGAATTGTATCTGGTGCAGTTAGGCTACATCGTTGGTGAGCAGAATTTAGAAAAAATCATGACCGAATATTTCAAAGAGTGGAGCATGAAACATCCTACCGACAGAGATTTCCTGCATATTGCACAGAAAGTTTCGGGGATGGATCTGAAGTGGTTTCATCATTACTGGATCAACACCACAAAAACCATCGATTACGGAATTAAAGACATACAATACGACACAAAATCGACTACGATAACGTTGCTGAACAACGGTCAGGTTCCTATGCCTATTGATTTTTCTGTAATGACGACAGATAAGAAAATCATTACCTACTACATTCCGATGAACATGACCCATACCTGGAAACAGACAGACGGCTACGGTGATTTTACCACAGAAAAATACTGGCCGTGGACGCAGAAAGAATATACCCTTACGATTCCTTACACAAAATCTCAATTGTCGCTTTTAGGCATAGATTTCAGCCAGAGAATGGCGGATGTAAATCCTGAAAACAATTTTGTTGAAGTGAAATAGTTGAATTTAAATACATAAATAATCCCCGAAGAGTTTTTCTTTGGGGATTTTGTTTTGTATCAATGAAAACTGCATTTGGTTACAAACAAGAGTGTTTGGTCTTCTGTAAGTTGCATTTTGTTTCCCACAACTTGCGGGAGACTAAATGCAGTTGCATTTTCTTTAAAACAGATCTGTTTTAAATCTATGTATTTTGCATGTTGTTACAAACAGGTCTGTTTGTAATGTTTGTAAGTTGTATTTTGTTTAAAACGGCTATGTTGCAGATTGAAGTAAATTAGATTTTATTAAAGCAATTGTATTAGATACCAGACTTAAGAGAATAGAACTTTTGTATATTTAAATATTAGTTTAGACAAATGAAAAATTTTATTTTGGTATTTCTAATTATTTTCGTGATTGTTGCTTGTGAAGAGGAAAAAAATAATGGTTTTAAAACTGAAGAGAAAAGCATTGAATACGTTTTGAAAAAGTTCCCCATGATTGATAGAGATCTAATGCAAGTTCGACAGGTAAACTTAGATTCTCTCTCAATTACTTTATTTAGAAATCCTCAAAAAAATGATTATGATGAAAGTGCTTGTTTTTGAAAAAAACAAGCACTTTTACGCTATTCCATTTCTTTCAAACATGTATTTTGATTATTGGGGATTTCGAAATGAAACACAATTGCAGTTATATGCAAAAACCAATACAACGTTTGAGCAGCAATTTAAAGATGTCATTAGAGAATTAAAATTAAAACCTGATGAATTCAGATTACTTTTTGATGAATTAATGCTGAGTATTCTACATACAGAGACAAACTTGCATTTTAAGCCGAAAATTTTAGAAAATTTTGTTTACAGTACAGAAAGGGTGGACAAATATAAAATTGAAGAGTCTGAAGTATGTATTGCAAGAACTAAAAGAATTTTTGAAGAGATAAAAAAAGATTCACAAAAAACATGGCGGTATGAGAAATACTTTCTTGACTCGGAAAACGGAAGAGTTTATAAGCTAATCAATACATCTCATCTAAGCGGAAAATTTAGTTTTCAGATACAAGTATATCGAATTGATTGTTTCTCTTATTCTTTAAATATTTAGAGTGTGCCTTATTGAACCAAATTTAGATATCCTTCATCAGATAATGTAAGCTGATAATTGCACGTTTCTGAAGAGTTGCCATTGCGGTCAATTGTATCATAAGAATGAAAAACTTTAACATTAAAAATAGAATCAGATATTTTTTTTGTTCCCACATTTTCACCACCATAACCGGAGTTATAATTAGAATGAGCTAAAAACATTGAAGTGACTTTATCATTTATCTGATTGATGATATATAATGAAGAGTTCTGACCAACATGAAGCTCAAATGCTAAGTACTGTTTGATATGATTATTCTGAATATATCCTAAAACATACAGTGGAATATCTCCTTTTCGATCAGGAATTTGAAAAAACTCACTTCTTGGGACAAATACTATTTGATTCTTGTTAATTTCTTCAAAATTATTACCCATTTCAAGATAAGAATTGAGTGAATGTTCGTCAATCTCTTTAAGATTTGGGATGTCTTTTATCTGTTTTAAGGCTTCACTACCTGTATAATTATAGTAAAATGAGTAGTCAGTACAGTTTGAAGTTGTTGCTTTTTTTCTACTGATGCAACTTAGGTTAATGAGAAGAAGGAGAAGTACGGTGAAAGAATATTTCATAGTATATTAAATAATTTAGACCTTCAAAGATATATTTCGAGACTTAATTAGCCTTAAAAATTATATGTCGCAAATTAAAACTATTTAATTTAATGTTAGAATTCTTATAGATTGAAAATAATTAAAAGTTAGTTTTTCTTTCGATTCTTTGATTTATTTTTGACAACCTAAAAAAAGAATTAATAATGATGAGTAAAAAGATTGTTCCGGTAGTAATTCCTTTAAGTAAAATGAAAATGATGTTGCTTTTTATTGGGGCAGTACTATTTGTTGTTCTTGGGTTAATTTTAATAATACATGAACCGGAATCTATCAATCATTCAAACAGATATGCTTGGATAATGAAACCTTTTCCTCGTTTTCTGGCGGGTTTTGTCTGTGTTGTTTTTTTTGGTCTTGCAGCAATAACAATGTTGTTTAGATTGTTTAATAAAAAACCGGGACTAATTATTAACGAAAAAGGGATTAATGATAATTCCAGTGCTCTTGCATTAGGTTTTATACCTTGGAAAGACATTAAAGAAGTTAAAATGGTGACTGTCAATCAAAACAAATTTATCCTTATCATAGTGCGGAATCCAATAGATTATCTTAATAAGACAACTCGATGGTTGAAACTTAGAGGGCTCAAGTTAAATTTCAGGTATTATGAAACGCCAATCTGTATTTCGGCTAATTCATTACAGATAAAATTTGATGAACTTTATACATTGCTGGTTGATAATGTGAATCAATTTAAGAATAATTAATACGCCCTCGAATACGATTTCTTTTCCTCTAAAAACTCTACTTTTTTTCTATCTCCGGTTCTGAAAAGCGTTTTCACCGTAACTCTGTTTTTCTCTGCCGTCGCACTTGAGAGATATACGTTAAAATGAAGATGCGGTCCGCTGCTCCAGCCGGTATTTCCACTGTAAGCAATGAATTGTCCTTTTGTCACGCTGTCTCCGAGTTTTACCTGAACACCGTTTTGCTGTAAATGATAATATTGAGCAATCGTACCATCGGGATGCAAGATAGATACATAATTCCCGAAAGGTGCACAACTTTGGGTAGGGCAGCTTTTGTTATTACTCTGTACAATCTCTATGACCAAGCCTTCTCTTGATGCTAAAACTTCTGTGCCTTCAGGCATAATGAAGTCTAAAGAATTTTCATTTTGGTGAGAAAAATTTCCGTTATATCCCTGATGAATCCAGAATGCTTTTCCTTTTCCGAAAGGTAAATCGTAGACATATTGAGTATCGTAATTTTTTATCGTGATGTCACCGATGTAGCTTTTGTATCCGGGCATTTTTTTGATTCCCCAGCCTTTCTTTTTATCGTTCACGACAAAGAAAGTCACTTTTTGCCTCATTGTTTTTGCAGGAATGACCTGCGCGGTTCTAAATAATTCAGGTTTCTTTAAATTGTTGATCTCCGGCTGACCATTGAAAACCAACGACACAGGATAAATCTCCTGATTGTCAACATAGAATGTGATAGTGTCGCCTTTTCTCTCGTTGTACATTTTGACGTTTTTCTGAGAGAAAAGAATTGCAAATTGACTGATGAATATGAGGATTGTAAGTTTTTTCATTGGTGTTTCGAGCTTAATCAATTGTTTTTACAATTATAAATCATTTTTATAGATATTAAAAGGCTCTTTTTATGAAAATTGTTAAATTTACCACCGAAAAGCTATTCAATGAATTCTATCATAATCAATGTTGGAAACAGCAATATCAGATTTGGTCTTTTTGATGATGACAATTGTGACATCTCTTGGGTCATCAATACAAAACCGTACAGAACTGCAGATGAGTTGCATGGTCAGATGTTGATCTTATATCAAACCTATAAAGTTGATCCTAAAAAAATCGAGAAAATTATTATTGGCTCTGTAGTTCCGCAATTAACAAGGGAAATTACGTCTGCGATAAGAAAAATTCACGGAATTGTTCCAATTATGGTAGACCGCAATACACCGTCGGAGGTTATCGCAAAATCTAAGCAGATGGGAACGGATATTTATGCCAATCTCGTAGCTGCGCATAATATGTATCCCGACAGAAAAAAAATTGTGCTTGATTTCGGCACTGCGCTTACTGCAAGCTGTGTCGCAGAAAATGGCGAAACTTTAGGCGTGATCATTGCTCCGGGCATCGTGACATCATTAAATTCTTTGATTAGCCAAACTGCTCAGCTTCCGGAAATTGAACTCATAAAACCAAAATCTGTTTTAGGTTTAGATACCATCAGTTGCATGCAAAGCGGGATGGTTTACGGTTTCCTCGGAATGGTGGAAGGTTTTATCGACCGTATCAATGATGAGGTGAACGACGAGTGTTTTGTGATAGCTACAGGTGGAGTTTCTCACGTTTACAAACCGTTGACCGATAAAATACATATTGCAGACCGACTACATACTTTGAAAGGTTTGTATTTCTTAGGCAAAGATTTAGATTAATTTTAATTACAAAAACAATAATAATTTAACGGCATTTTTGTCATTCCGTAGGAATCTCAATAAAGTGAGTAAAAACAGTTGAGATTCCTACGGAATGACAAACTTGAATATGATTTTGTATTAATTTATCTCTTAGATTTAAAAAACTCTTTCACAATAGAAGAGCATTCATTTTCCATAATTCCGGTGATGATTTCTGTTTTGGGATGAAGGGCTAAATTTTTATTGATAAAACCTCGCTGCTCGTCTCTTGCGCCGATGACCACTTTTGAAATCTGAGACCAAGACAAAGCTCCCGAACACATCACGCAAGGTTCTAAAGTCACATACAAAGTACAGTTGATCAAATATTTTCCACCTAAAAAATTAGCAGCAGAGGTGATGGCCTGCATTTCGGCGTGGGCGGTAACATCGTTTAAGGTTTCGGTAAGATTGTGTGCTCGTGCAATCACACGATTATTTGAAACCACTACACATCCGATAGGAACCTCATCTTTTTCGAAGGCAATTTCGGCTTCCTGAAAAGCCATTTTCATAAAATATTCGTCGGTAAACATAAAAATAAAAGCTTAGTGCAAAACTAAGCTTTTCATTAAATATTTTTAAGAATTTAGAATCGATATCCGATACCACCCATTATTTTTCCGGTTACTTCATCAAAATAATGCTTGTCTCTATCTCCGAATCTTCTGGCAATACCACCACTGGCTTCAATAACTAAATTGTTTTTCATTACCCATTTTCCTCCGACTCCAAAACCGACTCCTACGGTTGTAAAATTGCCCTTGGTGACAGATGAGGTGTAATAATATCCGTTGATGTCGTCATAATTATATGAATAAATGTCATTAGATTCTGTAGTTACGGGTATGAAGCCTTCCAGAAAAAATCCGGAGGCATATTTTTTACCAAAATACATTCTGTAAAAAGCTGAGAATTGCGAAAATCTGCCATCTTCAGGATCTAATTTGATCAATGCATTAATACCCAGTCCTTTATTTTCAGACAAAAGTCTTTCATAAGAAACATTAGCCATCGGGACGGCAATTAATAAAATAGGATCTGCAAGAACGTCGTTTTTTCTTTGTTTTTCTGTTTCCTGAGCTTGTGCAGAAAATAATCCGAAAAATAGAGAGAATGAGAGTAAAAGTCTTTTCATAGATTTTTTCTCAAAAGTAGTATTAATAATGAAACGACAAAGAAAAATTTAGTAATTACTCAAGGTTCATCGCTAAAGGCAGTCTGAAGCGATATCTTACAGGGTTTCCGTTAACAGAAGCAGGAGAAAATTTATCCGGAACCGAGTATAATGCAATCTCGGCCTGACGGTTAAACGTAAAATTATCACCTTCTGCCTGCACATTGCTGATGGTGCCATCTTGTTCTACAACAAAAGCGACTACAGCTTTGCTGTTTCCTGTTTCAGAATAAACACCATCTCCGTAGAAGAGATCTGCAACCTGTTTTCTCAAGTTATTCATGCCGCCGGGATAATTGGCAGTCTGGTCTATCGTTTTAGAAACAGCAGGTAATGCAGGTGTTGATTTGGTATTAATCTTACTAAGATCTTCAAGGTTTTTTACTTTAAGCAAAGCTCCGATGAGTGCCACATTCTCAATGCTGTCCATCTTTTTCATGAAAAAGAGAAAATCCTGTTTGATAGATGTTTTTATGACCGTATTTTTTTCGGCATCAAATTTTTTCTTGAATTCCTGATTAAGCATGCTTCTATGCTGATTGTAATAGTTTTTTACCATCTTGAATTCCTCGACCTGTTGAGAAAAGCAAAATGTTGAGAGAAACATAAAAAAGAGATGTAAAGCTTTCAAAAGATGATTGTTTATGTAAATGTAATCAAAAAAGATGCAAAACATTTAATCTTCAAAATAACTGTTGAGCGATTCTTGTAAATGTTTTTTAATATCTTCAACTAAAGCTTTAGGTTCAAGAACTTTTACTTCTTTTCCATATGATAAAATCTCCTGCATAAAGTCATAAGTAGGGTGGAGGAAAAACTCAAAAATGATTTCTTCCGGAGTTTCTTTGATTTCCTTCTGAGACTGATGAAGTGCAAAACTACGAATATATTCTCCTTGATGTCTGCTGCATTTCAGAACAATTTTCTGAGGATTTTGTTCGGTAAGATTCATCACTCCGAAAGCATTTTTAAAATGTTCTCTGAAGTTGTATTTATATTTTTCTCTGAATTTTATCGCATTGACATCCAAATAATTAATTCGGTCTAAACCAAATGATTTCAAAGCTTTGTCTTTGGTGTCAATCGCAATAAGATACCAACGGTCTTTAGATTCTTTCAATGCCAAAGGATGAACTTTTCGTGAAGTCATCAGCTTATTTTTGTAATTATAGTGTTCAAAAGTCACGACTCTTTTATTGCGAATGGCAAAGAAAAGATCATAAAAATGCTCGACACCGGTAGGTTTTCTGCTTTCAAAAAAGATAAAATCTGCAAAATCCGGGTGTACATTTAATGCATTACTTACCTGAAAAGATTCTAATAATTTCTGGTTGTACTCATCAACTTCCATAATCGGCCGGCTCTCAATATAATAACGGTTGTCGCCTTTCTTTTTGTTGTGAATAGAAAGATTAAAAAGCCCTGAAATCTCACGGATATCCCTCTGTAAAGTACGGATAGAGTAACTTTTTATATCTGCATCCTGAAATTCAAAAGAATTGAGAAGATAATCCTCCAGCTGTGAATAAGTAGACGGAGCGCTTTCTAATTTCTTAATGATTAAGGCATATCTTGTGAGGTAGAAGTCTTTTTTCATTCGGGTATTTTTATGTTTTTAGCTTTGCTGTTTTGTTTTTGTTGAATGGAACGCAAGCGCTTCATGGTTTAATTTTCTAAAACAAATATATGCGGTTAATGCGACAAAAGGTGTCGTGTTTTATTTTTGTGGATAAGTTTTTGGAATATATTCTTAAACTTTCTAAAAGAATTTCTTTGTATTCATTTCGGATAAAAACGTCCAGCCAGCCTACAACTGCAAAACTTATGAAGTATAATCCTTCGGAATTGTGGAATTTGTAATTTCTACTCATCATTATATGTTTTATAAAGATAAAAATAATACAATTTTAGAGAATGAAGTTTAAAAGAAAAAGCCACACGATACAATCGTGCGGCAGCGGGTGATTTGTAATTTCTACTCATCAATGTATGTTTTAACTAAAGATAGAAATTTTTTGAGAAATTTTTGAAAATAAAAGCCACACTAAAGGATTCGTGCGGCAGCGGGAGCCTGTTTAAAAATGATTAAAAAACAAATTTTCAAGTCATTTTTCTTTTTCCCAATCCTAAAGGGTGGAAAAATGCCTTGAAAATTTCATCAAAATTAACTCCCTTTAGGGTCGGAGAAATTAATTTTGA contains:
- a CDS encoding YafY family protein, giving the protein MKKDFYLTRYALIIKKLESAPSTYSQLEDYLLNSFEFQDADIKSYSIRTLQRDIREISGLFNLSIHNKKKGDNRYYIESRPIMEVDEYNQKLLESFQVSNALNVHPDFADFIFFESRKPTGVEHFYDLFFAIRNKRVVTFEHYNYKNKLMTSRKVHPLALKESKDRWYLIAIDTKDKALKSFGLDRINYLDVNAIKFREKYKYNFREHFKNAFGVMNLTEQNPQKIVLKCSRHQGEYIRSFALHQSQKEIKETPEEIIFEFFLHPTYDFMQEILSYGKEVKVLEPKALVEDIKKHLQESLNSYFED